Part of the Bacteriovorax sp. BAL6_X genome, TTGTGGTAAGAGATTTTGCCATTGCGGCCTTTACGGGGACGGGAAAGACTTCCGTTATTTCTGGAGTTCGTACTACTTATGGAGGCTTTGTTGGCTATGGTCATTTCCAAGCAACTCCAAATACTTCTAATTCAGGTCAGCTAAGTAATGAGCAAGGGATTACTTCAAATAAACAAGGGCTCTATACTATAACTCATCAATAGGGCCGAAAGTTACACTAATTCTTGGCAGCTTTCTTTAGGTTGTGCAAATTATTCCTCTCTAAGTTATTAAATTTCTTTTAGTTAATAAATTGACTTAAAATGTCGATACACCACTGTATTAACAGAGGAAGTTAGTTGTACGTTAGTCGAAAATTAATATTTATTTTAGCAATTTGTTTAGGTCTATTCTTAAATCTAAGCGCTTTTGCGTCGACAACAAAGCTTGGCTACTCTGGCCGTCTTGTCCTGACAAATGGCACACCAGTTACTGGAACTCCCGATCTTAAATTTGATCTTTTTTATTCTGGCACAACTGGAATAAATAGGGGAACTCAGACAATTAGTGCTGTTCCACTTTCAAATGGAATTTACACAGTTGAGTTAGACTTTGCTGGTATTGCAAGTGTGATCGATGCTATTCCAACAAATGAAACTTTAGTGATTCAAGTAACAGACATAACGGATGCGATGAATCCAGTTGTCTATGATTCTCAAAATATTCTAGCAACTCCAATTGCAGTTTATGCCAATCATGCAGCTCTTGCTGAAACGATTGCAAACGATGCTGTCACTCCTGATAGCGTTGACTTCACTGGTTCTTGTTCAACAGGACAGGTTGTTTCTGTAAATGCTTCAAATGAATTTGAATGTGTGGATCAAACAGCAGCAGTTGCTGTTGATTCAACTCTTGTGAATAATGCGGGAGTCATTGGACTTCCAGCCGTTGTGACTAGTGATACTTATTATTCTGTAACAGTTGATGATTATGGACGAGTGACAGGTGGTTCAACAACTCCTCCTTCAACGACAGCAAGTGATATTCAAGACAACTTAATTGTGGATGCTGATATCAATACGAACGCAGCGATTTCTTGGTCAAAGATTAACAAGACAGGGGCAACTCCAAGTGATGTTGGCCTAACTGTAAATAGTGCTGGCCCTCTTGGAACGACTTCTGCTGTTGCCACAGAGAATGTCGTTAAAACGTACGTCGATACTTTTGCAACTTCTGCGGCAGATGCGAAAGTTATTGATGATATGAGTGGAGTGCAAACGACAATTGCTCCTTCTGTAAATGCTGTAAAGAATTATGTGACAGCACAAACTGGTGGTATCACTTCTTCGCAGTGGACAGATTCTGGTTTGGATATTTATTTTAATACTGGTTTTGTTGGTGTAGGAACGAATACTCCTTTGGGGCCTTTACATGTTGTTGGTAGTGCTAACGATTTAAATATTATGCGCTTTGGTGCAACTGATGCTGATATCTCGAGTCTTACTAATCTTTCTAACATGTCGGGTCTTCTTATTGCAAATGAAGGCGTCAATAATGCTTATCATTCATTTAGAATTGTAAGCGATGTGGATGCAACTCAAATTGAAAGTTTAGCAGTAACAAATGCTGGACGAGTAGGTATTGGCGTTTTAGCACCAACGCAAAAATTAGATGTTGATGGCAATATAAAAGCAACAGGAGTTTGCATTGGGGGCGACTGTCGCACAGCTTGGCCGACAGGAAATGCTGGAACCGTTACTTCTGTCACTGGTGGGACAGGGCTTACTGGAGGAACGATTACTTCCTCTGGAACTCTTGCTGTTGATGTGGGAATAACAAATGGCAAGATTGCTCAAGTTGGGGCGGGAGATAAGCTAGCTGATTCAATTATTAATTATAACCCTGCTCTTGATGTAGCGTTAACAGGGTATGCAATAGGAGCTGCTTCTAGTGTTGTGGCAACAGATACGGTTCTAGAGGCCTTTGGTAAAATTCAGGGGCAGTTAGATGCTCACGCATCTTCGATTGCTGGTAATTCAACTTTGGTTATTAATTCAACGGCAGGAAATGAAACTGGGCAAGCCGCTTCAGTAAATGCCATGAAAAATTATGTTACAACTGAAATAGCTGGTGTTAATCAGTCTCAGTGGACAAATTCTGCAAGTGATATCTACTTTGATAGCGGACGAGTTGGTATTGGGACGAACTCGCCAATAACAGCACTTGAAGTTGATGGACAAATCACTGGTGGTTTTGGTGCAAGAACGACTTCTGGAGTTCTCGATTGGGATGATGCAAGTAACGCAAGGCCAGGTAGTGGTTACACACTTCTAATGGGGGATGCGCCAAATGGGCCAGGCCCTTCATACTACTTCCATCCATTCTCATATGAATACAATTCTAAAAATGGTAATGGGAATATGACTCAATATGCGATTCCTTACAATGGTACAGATATGTACCTGCGCTATCGCTATAGTGGCGTTTGGTCTGGATGGAGCAAGGTTCTAACAACAAATTCTAGTGGACGAGTCGGTATTGGAACTACAAACCCATCTGAAATGCTTGAAGTTGTCGGAAGAGTTAAAGGGACAGAGCTTTGTATCGGTGGTGACTGTCGAACTTCTTGGCCTACTGGAAGTGGTGGTACTGTTACTTCTGTTACCGGTGGAACAGGTCTTACAGGTGGAACCATTACTTCAACTGGAACTCTTGCGGTTGATGTGGGGACAACAAATGGCAAGATTGCTCAAGTTGGAGCAGGGGATAAGCTTGCGGATTCAATTATTAATTATAACCCTGCAGTTGATGTTGCTTTAACTGGCTTCTCAACTGGTGCCGCTTCAAGTGTTGCGGCAACTGATACAATCTTAGAAGCATTAGGAAAAGTTCAAGGGCAATTAAATGCTCATTCAACTTCCATTGCTGCAAACTCAAACCTTGTCATTAACTCAATGGCCGGAACAGAAACGGGGCAAGCTCCATCGGTAAGTTCGATAAAGACTTATGTTGATGATCGCGCAACTCAGTGGGCGACTAGTGGAAGTGATATTTCATTCACTGGTGGTAATGTTGGAATTGGTACAGCATCTCCTACAAGAAAACTTCATGTTGTTGCTGATGATGCAGTCGACGGAAATGATTTTATCGCTTTATTTCAAGAGCCTGGGATTACACCTGAAGCTTCGGCGACTGTTGGTATTGCCGCTGATCGAATGGTAATGGTTCAAGGTAGTGGCGGAGCGTTTTATGGTGGTCGAGATGTCGCAAATGATATTGAGTTTGCAATGGGGACAAGTATTGCAGGTGAAGCCTTTTCTGGTTCCATGACGAACCATAAGTATGGATTAAGAACAAATAATATTACGAGAATGACAATTGATGAAACCGGAAATGTCGGAATTGGAATAACGGCACCAACTGCAAAATTATCAGTTGATGGTGATGCAGAGTTTTCTGGATTCTATACTAATGAACAGGTCACTTACGCTAATTACGATTATACTAATCTTTCATATCTTCTACTTGCTAAAACATCTAGTGAAGACAAAGTCTATGGACGCATCTACGGACATCGTGGAAGTGCCACGGCCATCCCTCGTCCTTACTTTGTTGATGTTGTGATTGATACATCTTCTGTCTATGCCGATGTAGGTGAAATCACAAATGCTTATCGAGTTGATTCAAAGATTGCTCTGGCCGAAATTACTTATAAGGGTGAAACATGGTGGGCGCTACGCTACGATGCGGACAGTACGTTTCATGCTAATAATATTGGATTCCAAGGTTTTCGATCTCAAGCAGATGCTGATGGCTTTAAGTTCATTAATGAAGACGATGCTGATTTAACAGCTGTTTTAAATGTTAAAGAGTACTCTCGTATTCGTGGAAGCCTTTATTATACAAAAGCTGGTAACCTCGGTCTTGGAACAACAACACCTACTGAAAAATTAGAAGTTAGTGGAAACGTAAAGGCTACGGCTTTCATTGGTGATGGTTCAAGCTTAACTGGTGTTAACTCGTCATCATCTTCTAATATCGCAGATAATACAATCTCTGCTGATACTGATGTTAATGGAACTGGTGCTATAAATTTTGAAACTGGTGGCACAACTAAGATGACGGTTGATAACACTGGAAATGTAGGTATTGGAACAAGTGCTCCAGGTGCTCTTTTAAATATTGCTTCAACAGCTCCAACATTTAGATTAACGGATACTGATCAAGGTGGAACAAATGAGCATCTTATTGTTGCAATGGATGGTGGAAATGCAACCTTTGACGTTTCTGATGCTGGTGCAGGAAGTTCGATGACTTTACAAGGTGATGGAGATGTTATCCTTGCGGAGAGTGTTGGTAGAGTTGGTGTTGGAACAACAACACCTACTACGGCTTTAGATGTCGTGGGAACTATTAAGGGAACAAGTGTTCAATCAATTGATCCAATGTATCTTGTAGCAGCTAGTGAGTGGAGTAATACAACTTACGACTTTTCTGATGGTGCAACAGCAACAGGAATTAATATTACTTTTGATTTTGATAGTACTGGTTCTGACCCATTTCAATTTGGCTTAGATAGTGACAATTATTATCGTGTCTCACACGAGAGTGATAATGAGCAGACTGTAAGAAAGACTATTGCTGGTGCCTCAACTGTTCTTGGAAATGTTGGGCATACTTATGTTTCAGGTCAAAAAGGTTTAAAAGGTCATGTTAATATCACGAATAATATCATCACGTGGAAGATAACAAAGCCCAACGGTGCTTATACACAATCAAGTGGTGCTGTGGATACAGGAAGCTTACCGCTTTCAAATTTTAAAATTAGAGCTAATGCAAATCTAAGAAATGTGAAAATCTATTCGGGACAAAAAGTCGATCTCGCTGGTGGGAAGGCATTAGTTGTTGACCATACTAGTGGAAAGATTGGAATGGGTACAACAGCACCTTCTGCACGTCTTTCAATTCAACAAAATGGAGTCGCCGATAATTATGAAGGTATTCGACTAATCGCTGATAAGAATAGTGACGGGACAAATGATGAGTATCTTGATGTTTATATCGATTCTGCAGGGAAGAAAATTATTCAAACTCAGTCTTCCGGGGCGGCAGTTCACGACCTTCTTTTAAACCCTGCTATTGGTAATGTAGGGATTGGAGTCGCAATACCACGTACAACTCTAGATGTTGGGACTGATGGTAACGTTGCAATTTTTGGTGATAATAGTTTAGATGATAAGTACATTTCTATTAGAGATAATAACCAAGGACTGTACATGGGCCTTGATGTAAGTCTTAACGGTGGAAATGGTGCAGGACTTATTCAATCAGGTCTAAGTAAGGGACTGGGATTCAAGGCCAATTCTGCAACTTTTGGTGATGCTAATCCAGACTTATATATTAATGAAGCAGCTAATATTGGAGTTGGAACAATAGCTCCTACCTCAAAGCTTGAAGTAAGACGAACTTCTGATAACGGAAGCCCAATGGTGCTCTTTCAAGACGCTACGGCCGCTAATAATACATCTGATGTTAAAATGATTGCATATCGTCCAGGTCTTGTTCTTGAAGATGCATCTCTTAATGCAGATGATTTTAGACTTGGCCTTGATGAAGGTAAGCTTTATTTTACTTTTGATACTAATGACGACGACGCTAAGGACTTGAACTCTAACTTTGATGATGCGTATGCAATGACGCTAACTTCCTCTAAGCAGCTTGGTATTAATACAACTAATCCTGCAGCAACTTTTCATGCCCATGGTGGTGCAAGTACTGCTGAATATCCTACTGATACAACACAAGGAAATATCGTTTCTAAATTTTCAAATAGTAATAACGCCGTTGAGATTGGGACAAGCGGAGTCCTTAACGCCCGAAAAGCATGGATTTTAGCAAGACATACAACAACTAGTACTTATGGACATTATTTTTCAACTCTTCATCTTCAACCTGATGTGGGAGATGATTCATATTATCGTGGGGTCGCAATTGGTCTTTCTGCTGGGGTACAACTTTCTGAAAATGGTGAGCGATTAGTGGTTAACGGAACGGCAGCAAAACCAGGTGGTGGTTCTTGGGCGACATATTCTGATGCGCGCTTAAAAGATATTACTGGCAAATTTGATTATGGCCTAGATGCTATTATGGCCATCGATACAATTAAGTATCGTTATAAAGACAATAACGCTCTTGGTATTCTCAATGAAAGAGAACACTCTGGTTTTATCGCTCAAGATATTCAAAAAGTTATTCCAGAAGCGGTTAGAAAGACGACTGATGATTATTTAACTGTTGATAATGACCCAATATTCTTGGCCTTAATTAATGCGACAAAAGAGCAGCAATCTCAGCTTGATGAAAATAGGCGTATGCTAAATCTCATGCAAGAAGGGATTTCTCGTCGTGTGGCCTCTTTGGAAGAGCAAGTTGAGACTCTAAAAGAAGAGAATGAGGTTCTTAAGGCCTACTTATGTCAGAAAGATCCTGATATGCCACTTTGCCCGAAAATTTAGTCAATATTAATACTAAGTTGTCTCATGACCTTTCGTAATTTCAGACATTTATAAACTTATCTTCTTAATTATTAAAGACGTCGTACAATATGAATTATTGACTGTCTTGCTAGTTTGTTAGTTGTACGTTGGTCAGGAGAAAGTATGGTCTTTATAAAATTCGCAATTCTTTATTTTGCACTAATATATTCATCAATTGGTTTCGCCCAAGATTCACAACTGGATAGCTTGCTACGTTGTAGCGAAGTTGCACAAGTTCGCTGTCTTGAGGTTCAAGAGTATGGACAAGACTTTGTTGGACCGCTGCAGGATGAGACCGTTATTCAGGCCAAAGTAAGCGAGGTCGTTTCACCTAGTATAAGGGAGCTTATTTGCTGTGAGGATGATGAAAACCTTAGAAAGTCTATTGTTGGTCATATCTTCAACCAGATGAAGCCTGATGATATGATCGTGGCATTGATTGCACACAAGAGTGTCGATGAGGTTCGTGGCCCATCAAGTGTGGATATGGTCTATAACGACGATCGTTTTGTTGGCCCAAAGCTACCAAATAAGAAGTAAATTACTAGCTATCAATTAATTTAGATACTTAAGGCCCTCAAGAGAGGGTCTTTGTCATTTCTATGTCAATTAACCAATCTTTAGTTGCTTTATTTCCTTCGTGGACTTATTATTTCATATACCCTATGGGGGTATATGGTTTAGTTAGTGATGAGGTTAATGTGAAAAAAGTTAAATTTGCTGTTAGTGGAATTAAATGTGGAGGATGCGTAGGTAAAGTTGTGAATCAGCTAAAAGATCTTTCAGGAGTGGTAAATATAAATGTAGATATCGAAAAACAAGAAGTTCTTGTAAGTGGTGAACACGGTTTTTCAAATATGCTAATCAAGTCAATGCTTGGGGAAATAGGATTTACTGTTACAAGTATGAAAAAGCTTGAGGCTTAGGAGACTAGGTGGAAACACAAAATAGTGTAAACTTAAAAATTTCAGGTATGAGTTGTGCAAGTTGTGCAGCTTCAATCGAAAGTGAAGTTTCAAAAATTGATGGTGTTAAGCTTTCAAGTGTAAATTACGCAATTGAAAGTGGTCACTTTGAGTATGATAATAAAGACGTTTTAGATAATATTGAAAATAAAATCGTTGAACTTGGTTATTCAATTCAATCTGAAGAAGAAATAGTAAATGCTGTAGCGCCAGAAAAATCAATCGAAAAAGATAATTTCCATAAATTTGTTATCGGAATGAGTCTTGCGATTGCGGTCTTTATGTTTGAAATGGGGCCACTCAAAGGGTGGCCATCAAAGAAGGCCAATTGGTATATTCAGTTAGTTTTAACGACACCTATTTGGGCATGGATTGGCCTAAAGTTCCAACGCTCACTTCTACAATTTCTAAAAAGTGGCCGCTCCAATATGAATACTCTTATTGGGCTTGGGACGACGGCAG contains:
- a CDS encoding pyocin knob domain-containing S74 family peptidase; this encodes MYVSRKLIFILAICLGLFLNLSAFASTTKLGYSGRLVLTNGTPVTGTPDLKFDLFYSGTTGINRGTQTISAVPLSNGIYTVELDFAGIASVIDAIPTNETLVIQVTDITDAMNPVVYDSQNILATPIAVYANHAALAETIANDAVTPDSVDFTGSCSTGQVVSVNASNEFECVDQTAAVAVDSTLVNNAGVIGLPAVVTSDTYYSVTVDDYGRVTGGSTTPPSTTASDIQDNLIVDADINTNAAISWSKINKTGATPSDVGLTVNSAGPLGTTSAVATENVVKTYVDTFATSAADAKVIDDMSGVQTTIAPSVNAVKNYVTAQTGGITSSQWTDSGLDIYFNTGFVGVGTNTPLGPLHVVGSANDLNIMRFGATDADISSLTNLSNMSGLLIANEGVNNAYHSFRIVSDVDATQIESLAVTNAGRVGIGVLAPTQKLDVDGNIKATGVCIGGDCRTAWPTGNAGTVTSVTGGTGLTGGTITSSGTLAVDVGITNGKIAQVGAGDKLADSIINYNPALDVALTGYAIGAASSVVATDTVLEAFGKIQGQLDAHASSIAGNSTLVINSTAGNETGQAASVNAMKNYVTTEIAGVNQSQWTNSASDIYFDSGRVGIGTNSPITALEVDGQITGGFGARTTSGVLDWDDASNARPGSGYTLLMGDAPNGPGPSYYFHPFSYEYNSKNGNGNMTQYAIPYNGTDMYLRYRYSGVWSGWSKVLTTNSSGRVGIGTTNPSEMLEVVGRVKGTELCIGGDCRTSWPTGSGGTVTSVTGGTGLTGGTITSTGTLAVDVGTTNGKIAQVGAGDKLADSIINYNPAVDVALTGFSTGAASSVAATDTILEALGKVQGQLNAHSTSIAANSNLVINSMAGTETGQAPSVSSIKTYVDDRATQWATSGSDISFTGGNVGIGTASPTRKLHVVADDAVDGNDFIALFQEPGITPEASATVGIAADRMVMVQGSGGAFYGGRDVANDIEFAMGTSIAGEAFSGSMTNHKYGLRTNNITRMTIDETGNVGIGITAPTAKLSVDGDAEFSGFYTNEQVTYANYDYTNLSYLLLAKTSSEDKVYGRIYGHRGSATAIPRPYFVDVVIDTSSVYADVGEITNAYRVDSKIALAEITYKGETWWALRYDADSTFHANNIGFQGFRSQADADGFKFINEDDADLTAVLNVKEYSRIRGSLYYTKAGNLGLGTTTPTEKLEVSGNVKATAFIGDGSSLTGVNSSSSSNIADNTISADTDVNGTGAINFETGGTTKMTVDNTGNVGIGTSAPGALLNIASTAPTFRLTDTDQGGTNEHLIVAMDGGNATFDVSDAGAGSSMTLQGDGDVILAESVGRVGVGTTTPTTALDVVGTIKGTSVQSIDPMYLVAASEWSNTTYDFSDGATATGINITFDFDSTGSDPFQFGLDSDNYYRVSHESDNEQTVRKTIAGASTVLGNVGHTYVSGQKGLKGHVNITNNIITWKITKPNGAYTQSSGAVDTGSLPLSNFKIRANANLRNVKIYSGQKVDLAGGKALVVDHTSGKIGMGTTAPSARLSIQQNGVADNYEGIRLIADKNSDGTNDEYLDVYIDSAGKKIIQTQSSGAAVHDLLLNPAIGNVGIGVAIPRTTLDVGTDGNVAIFGDNSLDDKYISIRDNNQGLYMGLDVSLNGGNGAGLIQSGLSKGLGFKANSATFGDANPDLYINEAANIGVGTIAPTSKLEVRRTSDNGSPMVLFQDATAANNTSDVKMIAYRPGLVLEDASLNADDFRLGLDEGKLYFTFDTNDDDAKDLNSNFDDAYAMTLTSSKQLGINTTNPAATFHAHGGASTAEYPTDTTQGNIVSKFSNSNNAVEIGTSGVLNARKAWILARHTTTSTYGHYFSTLHLQPDVGDDSYYRGVAIGLSAGVQLSENGERLVVNGTAAKPGGGSWATYSDARLKDITGKFDYGLDAIMAIDTIKYRYKDNNALGILNEREHSGFIAQDIQKVIPEAVRKTTDDYLTVDNDPIFLALINATKEQQSQLDENRRMLNLMQEGISRRVASLEEQVETLKEENEVLKAYLCQKDPDMPLCPKI
- a CDS encoding heavy-metal-associated domain-containing protein, coding for MKKVKFAVSGIKCGGCVGKVVNQLKDLSGVVNINVDIEKQEVLVSGEHGFSNMLIKSMLGEIGFTVTSMKKLEA